ACTTAAGTTATAAAAAACAAAAGAAGGGCGACCCATGTCCGCCATATCGCTAAAATAGTATCACATTACAGACAAATCTGCATTCGCAAAAACGGCCAGATAACTTTCCGATAACTTGACATAACTCTCGCACAACTTTCACATAACTCTCACATAACTCTCACATAACTTAAACGCCACCCCGACGACTTTTTTTTATGATATAGAATTACCAAACTTACCGGTATCTACTCCCCCATTTCCAGCAACGGTCTGAAACTCAATTCCGGCAACACCACCTTCGCCACTTCCTTCAATCGGCCCGTTTTATCATTGAACGCCACGCCCGTCGAAGCATGTGTGATCATACACATGTCATTTGGCCCGTCGCCTACGGCCACGACCTGTGCGGCAGCGAAGCCGTGAACGCCCATCATGTAGCGCATCATATTGGTTTTACAGTATACGTGCTGGCAGGAACTATCGGCCTGGTGCAGGAAGGCGGGCGGGATGACTACTTCGCCGGTGGCCATATCTTCCAGGAAGATGAGTTCATTGGCACAGGCGAAATCCATGCCCAGGCGTTGGCGCAGGTAGCCGGCCACACAATCGTAGCTGTCGCTGATAATACCCAGGGTGTAGCCACGGCCCTTCAGCTCCTTTACCACGGCTTCGGCATCTTCCACTAAAGGCATGGAGGTGGCTACATCCATTATATCACGCCGGTCGACGCCTTTCAGCAGGGTGGCGATCTTACGGGTGCGGGGAATATCGTCCAGGCCTTCGGCGACGATCGACACGAGCTGGTCGTGGAAGCCAAACTCCCGGGCGGCGGTGTAGATAAAACTGTGCTGCAGCAGGGTGTTATCCATGTCAAAGATCATCATCTTCCTGAGCCCTGTTTCGTTTCCTGTATGCATGTATAAATGGTCTTTAAAATGGATATAAGCCCGTGCCTCACAATGTCCGGATTTCCGATTACCTTTGCCGTCTGACAATTTTTAACAATTATCTACAGCATGAGTGTTGTATCTGCCATCAAAAATGCTGCCGCGGCAGCCGTACAGGAAATATACCAGCAGCCGT
This genomic interval from Chitinophaga horti contains the following:
- a CDS encoding HAD family phosphatase encodes the protein MHTGNETGLRKMMIFDMDNTLLQHSFIYTAAREFGFHDQLVSIVAEGLDDIPRTRKIATLLKGVDRRDIMDVATSMPLVEDAEAVVKELKGRGYTLGIISDSYDCVAGYLRQRLGMDFACANELIFLEDMATGEVVIPPAFLHQADSSCQHVYCKTNMMRYMMGVHGFAAAQVVAVGDGPNDMCMITHASTGVAFNDKTGRLKEVAKVVLPELSFRPLLEMGE